Part of the Kryptolebias marmoratus isolate JLee-2015 linkage group LG20, ASM164957v2, whole genome shotgun sequence genome, GGGCAACATGAGCACATGGCTTCAAATCTGGCTTCCATCTCATTttctaatctgttttatttgggTTTAAGTTCCTCATTCCTTCTAACTTGTCCAAACTGCTGCACCCTTCAGTCGGACGATGATGGAGCTTTTGTTGGTGGCTGCACCAAAACATCAGGCAGGTCCTTCACTtagtttttaaatctcatttaaaaaaaaacatttttactgctcGGCTTCCAGCACAGTGTGAGATGATGACCGtgaactcatttttattttcactgttggACCTGTTTTACTTGTAATACAGAGTTAGTATATTTTCCCAGGTGTATATATcggtagatggatggatgttagagacgcagctgccaggaaaaagacaaagatgagaCGTTGGAGTGAGGAcggaggacacagaggacagagttagatggaggaggaggactcgatgtggcgacccctgaaaagggaacaactAAAAGTAATTTTCCCAAATCCCACGTGTGTGTACCTTCTATCCCCTGGCTTGAGTTTAGcacttcactttgtttttaaagtgctttagaaataaagtggtGTGGTTCTTTCCTGCGTagaaaacttgattttatttcacatgGAGTTTAAGGTGCAGTTTCAGGACGCTCATCTGGTTGAAGGTTTTCCCACATATCTTACAGCCTAAAGGCAACTCTGACGGGTTTTCACACCGATGCTCctgaaatttactgaaactGTCAAAGCTTTGCCCGCAGTTTGAGCAAATGTAACCACTTTGTCTGCAGGTGTCCTCAAAGCTGCTCGAAGCTGCCATTTTAAACTCGAACGCTCCTTCTTGGTGGACTCTGTTGCTCACTGAGCAGTAATCTCTCACAACCACCTCCTGGGCGTCAGCCACGTCTGAGCTTCTTGGCTGCATCGCCATGACTGAATACTGTTCTTCCTTCTCTCTGCTGTCCGGACAGTTCGGGTCTTTCATCGGTGATGTGTATCCCTGCTGCTCGTCGGCTCCCCCTGCAGGTGAACCCAGGTGATACTTCACGTCTTGTAAAAGTACACAGACCGTCGGATCAGGGGGTTCTGTGCTTTTCTCTGCTACAGAAGTCCACATCGGACTTTcgtcagctgctgctgtgctaTTATCTGTCCTTATCTGTCCGACAGGAAGAAAGTCCTCCTCGTTGGGCTCCAGCTTCACCATCACAGCTTCCTCTTGAAGACCGTCGGCGTACGCAGGCCCGGGGAACCgttcctctgcagctgctgggcCGTTGCTGGGTTCTACAAAGTTCTCCAGGAGCTGATTATCAGGCAAGGTGAACATGAGGTGATGAGCTTCCAGCACGTCTGTGGTCTCCCCTTTTTatgttagaaaataaacaaagaatcAATCACTTATCGCCAAAATATTACCTTTGTTCCATCATtcatacaacacagctgctaGAGTGCAAATATGGATCTagaccaaaacatttcaaactcaattccaaaatattttcaaaatattttttgagcAATTGAATATTTGTCAGAATTAATCTGAATCAGTTGCATAAAGATGGTCTGCTCGAGTTTTATTAGATtgcaggattttaaaaaaaagttctttaaaaagtgcatCTAAAACTTTGAACAAACTGCAACCTaacatgtttgtgttcctgAAGTAAAACATCATCAAAGTGCAAATATGTTCTGTAAGTTTTCGTACACAAACTGAGgtaaagagttttaaaagattttagaaAAGTTTCCACAGATGTGTTCTGACGTCTCCGTGTGTCGACCTTTACACACAGATTTAAACAGACAAACGGAGTTGTATCATGAAAGGAATCGTTTCGAttctttctgacattttcaggTAAAAATAAGCTGGAGTTGATTCAGTGTGAAGGACAAGTTTCTAAAAACCATGCAGACAGTATTTTCAGCTTATTGATCAACTTGCTGTTGAAATCTCACTGATCAACCCTAACTTCACATTCAGAACTTTGCTACCAGCCAGAATCAGCATTTTGTcttgttataataaaaaaactaaagacagaaacATGCAGTCCCAAACACGACACCTGAGATCTGACCTGACTCCTGCAGCTCAAGATGGTAATTaggttgttgttcttgttgttctcCAATAAACAATACTtgagccaaataaataaataattataatagcTAATatcaagtatttatttaaaccttttgctttttttataccAAAATTAAAGAGAACACTATAGAGGGAATTCATATGTGGGGAAATATTAACTTTAAGCAAAGAAAGCTGGATTTGTTGCCCTTGAATGTTGGTTTTTGGTGTTTAATTCTTACCATTTCTGTGAGTCTTCATGTGACCTTTGAGGCTGCTCTTCTGATTGAAACACCTCCCGCAGACGTGGCAGCCGTACGGCTTCTCTCCGGTGTGAATCCTGAGATGTCTCTCCAGGTGTCCCGCTCGCTCGAAGATCTTCCCGCAGTACGAGCAGATGAAGCACTTCTTGGGTTTCAGAACCCGGATAgacctgctcctcctctgcaggtgaTGGTTCATCTGGCTCCCCGGGACGCCCGGTGCACCTGGGTTACTGGATATGACGAGCGAGCCTGAGGATCCGTATGGCGCTCCGGAAACGGCGCTGTTTTTTAGTTCTCCGTATGGTTTTCCCTGGAAAGAAAAGTTGCTACAGGAAGCTTCTGCCGGGGGTTGGAGTAACTGAGTTATGGCAGGGAAGGAAGATACGTTCTGCGTCGAGCTGCTGAAGAACTCCGAGCTGCTCGTTTCCGGATTATTCCACGTTTGACCGTCGCTCTCCAGTGCTGCAAAGTTTTCCCCGAGGTTGTCGGTTCTGTTCGCCGTCTGCTGGTTTTCCTCGTGGAACCGTGGCTGCGTTACGGTTTCCTCAGCGGGCTCCGATTTTACCTGAACGCGTGTCGGCAGGACCTCCTCAGTCCGTGTTCGGTTCTCAGCTTTGGCCGGCTCCGTTTCCTCGGAGGGATGTCCATCGACACACGGGTTCTCCTCCAGATTTGGGATTTGTTGGCCAGCCTGGATCTCTTCCGGTTGTAGCTGAATATctgacaaagcagaaaaataattactaACTTTACATGTTCAACAAATAACACAGTTTTTTTCCAATCTAGTCAgcctgtttatgttttaaaccaaCATATCAGTCACTctttatgttaattttttacttttttttttaacttcatcaGTAAAATCAACAATTATATTAATCCCAAATTACTTCAATCAACAAATAACTTTTACACACATGTTCCCAGttgatgtgtttatgtgtaaatCGTCCGCTTTCACCTTTCGGTGGCGATAAAATCAGTAAAGTTTTGGAATCTTTCTCATAAACCATTTAGGAAAACTTGCAGAAGCGTCGTGAATTTGCCATCAATTTTCCAGTTGATAACCTGGAAGCTGTTTGCTGTCACTTTTTTACTGAAAGGAGCGTATTGTGATGATGTGATTactagtaaataaaaaaaaatggactcaTCTGAAAGTCATAAAGGTGACCTGGTGTCTGCGTTACTTCAGACTGAATTCCAGTAATTATTAGAAAGAAACGTCTGATAAAGGAGGAGTTTGGAGTCTCGTCTTGGGGAGCAGAGAGTCGATAACAGGAGGTCAGACAGATAAACTGAGTTCTCATCGGGAAACTTCAAAGTCCATTTACTCTAAACCTGCACCAAACCACCTTATTTCTCTCTGCTCACTGAGGCGCGGAGGAACGTCCCAGCCAGAGACTTCCAGCTGACAACTGGACAGAAATAACCCAAGACAGACAGCTGTGCGTCGGGGACATGTCCGCCCTCAAATTAAGAGATACATTTACAACTTAAATGTGATTCAGAGCGAGAGGGATGTCTCAGTTTTCcagttaaatataaatacagaTAAATACCTCCCTGCAGAAACAAGACAGCAAATAAGTAGaaataatgttgtttaaatgtaGTTTCTGTCATTTACACTGTGTTCCAAATTATTATGCAAAACGTGTTTAGGAGTGACAAGGTAAGAAATTTTTGGTTTGTCAGCTAAACTCATTGATGGTGATGTGTGTCAGGGCTCCTTATATCATTGAAAGCAATTGCAGACACCTGTGCTAATTAGTTTGGCAGGTGTGTCCAATTAAAGGCAAGACTACTTAAGAAGGCTGTCCCACATTATTAAGCAGCCTACATTTTCAGCcaaaatgggaaagaaaaaggatgtgTCGGCTGCTGAGAAGCAACAAATTGTGGAGTGTTTAGGTCAAGGCACAACTACAATCAACATTGCCAAGACACTTCATCGTGATCATCGCACAATTAAGAAGTATGTAGCTGATTCACAGCACACACGTGTGCGTGCTGATAAGGGAAAATTGCGGACTCTTTCCAACAGG contains:
- the LOC119618044 gene encoding zinc finger protein 865-like, which gives rise to MLGGVALRSQIASVIDALAKAAVAELSKVVEEGVVVLRLEMCQREDEIKRLKSTVDVLHNELRAARYAVTLRPDLHHLHQHHHGRDESQSGVGDERNLVHPEENHSVPPGPEVKVKREPVEERSNEARGQKDEPGQESLYGGGQWRSAAHKETGCSNSDYLSLGQSLPCLSESSLDGGLTLSCSGSGGFQQSPFSRGLLGYGQYRNTVRRRTVKRLMFKKRFICPYCGKCFERAGHLERHKRIHTGEKPYRCEICARRFNQKCSMKEHMKLHRRYIQLQPEEIQAGQQIPNLEENPCVDGHPSEETEPAKAENRTRTEEVLPTRVQVKSEPAEETVTQPRFHEENQQTANRTDNLGENFAALESDGQTWNNPETSSSEFFSSSTQNVSSFPAITQLLQPPAEASCSNFSFQGKPYGELKNSAVSGAPYGSSGSLVISSNPGAPGVPGSQMNHHLQRRSRSIRVLKPKKCFICSYCGKIFERAGHLERHLRIHTGEKPYGCHVCGRCFNQKSSLKGHMKTHRNGETTDVLEAHHLMFTLPDNQLLENFVEPSNGPAAAEERFPGPAYADGLQEEAVMVKLEPNEEDFLPVGQIRTDNSTAAADESPMWTSVAEKSTEPPDPTVCVLLQDVKYHLGSPAGGADEQQGYTSPMKDPNCPDSREKEEQYSVMAMQPRSSDVADAQEVVVRDYCSVSNRVHQEGAFEFKMAASSSFEDTCRQSGYICSNCGQSFDSFSKFQEHRCENPSELPLGCKICGKTFNQMSVLKLHLKLHVK